One stretch of Actinacidiphila sp. DG2A-62 DNA includes these proteins:
- a CDS encoding HTTM domain-containing protein, whose protein sequence is MATERTATPVPATGDVPRTDDAGPVPAARISLDAVITLLTHRPISLYAASVLRIGYGLCYLVFLLREFPHRDEIWGPDSPWTPALATRLFDQTGWFSFLTLSDSMVYFDLCYLAALAVCALFLLGWRTRAMSVVFALVVASFHARAIFMTDGGDNLILLMALYLTATACGRRWSLDARRIARRARTGRPGRWALWRATSDLWSQFGMARECLVTALHNCGMFVIAAQVCLLYGSAGLYKVQGASWQAGTALHYVVNLDLFRPWPALSALLDSYPLLLTAVGYLTVLIQVAFPFSLFSRLKYVLLVMLLGMHLSIAVLMGLPLFSAAMIVADAAFLPDRFYRAAARAAARALTGLRTPEPMTSFRRIPAVPRQPDNSRPLGQDAGPVLATEPVPEPGRPARAEP, encoded by the coding sequence ATGGCCACTGAACGGACCGCGACTCCCGTGCCGGCAACCGGCGATGTCCCGAGAACGGACGACGCCGGCCCCGTACCTGCGGCACGCATCAGCCTCGACGCCGTGATCACCTTGCTCACCCACCGCCCGATCTCCCTCTACGCGGCGTCGGTGCTGCGCATCGGCTACGGCCTGTGCTATCTCGTGTTCCTGCTGCGCGAGTTCCCGCACCGGGACGAGATCTGGGGCCCGGACTCCCCGTGGACCCCCGCGCTCGCGACCCGGCTCTTCGACCAGACCGGCTGGTTCAGCTTCCTCACGCTCTCCGACAGCATGGTCTACTTCGACCTCTGTTACCTGGCGGCCCTCGCTGTCTGCGCGCTGTTCCTGCTCGGCTGGCGGACCCGCGCGATGTCCGTGGTCTTCGCCCTCGTCGTGGCGTCCTTCCACGCACGGGCCATCTTCATGACCGACGGGGGAGACAACCTGATCCTCCTGATGGCCCTCTACCTCACCGCGACCGCCTGCGGACGCCGGTGGTCGCTCGACGCGCGGCGGATCGCTCGCCGTGCCCGGACCGGCCGCCCCGGCCGCTGGGCCCTGTGGCGGGCAACCAGCGACCTCTGGTCCCAGTTCGGCATGGCCCGTGAGTGCCTGGTCACAGCTCTCCACAACTGCGGCATGTTCGTCATCGCCGCCCAGGTCTGTCTCCTGTACGGCTCCGCGGGCCTGTACAAGGTGCAGGGCGCCTCGTGGCAGGCCGGAACCGCGCTGCACTACGTCGTCAACCTCGACCTCTTCCGACCCTGGCCGGCCCTGTCCGCGCTGCTCGACAGCTACCCGCTGCTCCTCACCGCGGTCGGCTACCTGACCGTGCTGATCCAGGTCGCCTTCCCCTTCTCTCTGTTCAGCCGCCTGAAGTACGTGCTGCTCGTCATGCTCCTGGGCATGCACCTCAGCATCGCGGTCCTCATGGGGCTCCCGCTCTTCTCCGCCGCCATGATCGTCGCCGACGCGGCCTTCCTTCCCGACCGCTTCTACCGCGCGGCGGCACGCGCCGCCGCCCGTGCTCTGACCGGCCTGCGAACCCCAGAGCCGATGACGTCCTTCCGGCGCATTCCGGCAGTGCCGCGTCAGCCGGACAACTCCCGTCCTCTGGGGCAGGATGCCGGCCCTGTACTGGCCACCGAGCCGGTGCCGGAGCCGGGCCGCCCAGCACGGGCCGAGCCGTAG
- a CDS encoding NUDIX hydrolase, producing MGRTEYYNDPHAPKANTLIPASNLLVVDESGAILLQRRRDTGQWALPGGAQDIGETAAQCAVRECVEETGIVAEITGFLGVYTNPKHIVAYTDGEIRQQYENTYIGRPIGGEPTINDEADGVRFVQPADLNDYDIHPSMRQQIGDYLAGTYPYLG from the coding sequence ATGGGCAGGACTGAGTACTACAACGACCCGCACGCCCCCAAGGCCAACACCCTCATCCCTGCCAGCAACCTGCTGGTCGTGGACGAGTCCGGGGCGATCCTCCTCCAGCGCCGCCGCGACACCGGCCAGTGGGCACTGCCCGGCGGCGCCCAGGACATCGGCGAGACCGCCGCCCAGTGCGCGGTCCGAGAGTGCGTGGAAGAGACCGGTATCGTCGCCGAGATCACCGGCTTCCTTGGCGTCTACACCAACCCCAAGCACATCGTCGCCTACACCGACGGCGAGATCCGTCAGCAGTACGAGAACACGTACATCGGTCGCCCTATCGGCGGCGAACCCACCATCAACGACGAAGCCGACGGCGTCCGCTTCGTCCAGCCCGCCGACCTCAACGACTACGACATCCACCCCAGCATGCGCCAGCAGATCGGCGACTACCTCGCTGGCACCTACCCCTACCTCGGCTGA
- a CDS encoding IS256 family transposase, with protein sequence MTAPDSLPLHALTEDNLASASPDLLRAMVKTFTDALMSAEADAMCNAEYGQVSDERVNHRNGYRPREWDTRAGTVELAIPKLRTGSYFPAWLLERRRRAEQALISVVATAYLLGVSTRRVEKLAQSLGVTQLSKSQVSAMAKHLDEQVTAFRNRPLDAGPYAFVWVDALTQKVREEGRIVNVHALVAVGVNADGHREILGIDVATCEDGAGWLAFLRSLTARGLTGVQLVVSDAHTGLVAAIGAVLPGASWQRCRTHYARNLLSQVPKSAQPWVATLLRTVFEQPDADAVKAQMRHVLNALEAKFPKAAEHLDTAQHDLLAFTAFPREIWRQIWSNNPQERLNKEIRRRTDVVGIFPDRTALIRLVGAVLAEQNDEWTEARRYMSRELLARTSHPNESHTDETALPTELTA encoded by the coding sequence ATGACCGCACCTGACAGTCTGCCCCTGCACGCCCTGACCGAGGACAACCTCGCCTCGGCGAGTCCCGACCTGCTGCGCGCGATGGTCAAGACCTTCACCGACGCGCTCATGTCGGCGGAGGCCGACGCGATGTGCAACGCCGAGTACGGGCAGGTCAGCGACGAGAGGGTCAACCACCGCAACGGGTACCGCCCGCGCGAGTGGGACACCCGCGCGGGAACCGTCGAACTCGCGATCCCCAAACTGCGGACCGGCAGCTACTTCCCGGCCTGGCTGCTGGAACGCCGCCGCCGGGCCGAGCAGGCCCTCATCTCCGTGGTCGCCACCGCCTACCTCCTGGGCGTCAGCACCCGCCGGGTGGAGAAACTCGCGCAGTCCCTCGGGGTGACGCAGTTGTCGAAGTCGCAGGTCAGCGCGATGGCCAAGCACCTGGACGAGCAGGTCACCGCGTTCCGCAACCGGCCGCTGGACGCCGGCCCGTATGCCTTCGTCTGGGTCGACGCCCTGACGCAGAAGGTCCGCGAAGAGGGCCGGATCGTCAATGTCCATGCGCTGGTCGCGGTCGGTGTCAACGCCGACGGGCACCGCGAGATCCTCGGCATCGACGTGGCCACCTGCGAGGACGGCGCCGGCTGGCTGGCGTTCCTGCGCTCACTGACCGCCCGCGGCCTCACGGGCGTCCAGCTCGTCGTCTCCGATGCCCACACCGGCCTGGTGGCCGCGATCGGGGCGGTCCTGCCCGGCGCTTCCTGGCAGCGCTGCCGCACCCACTACGCAAGGAATCTGCTGTCCCAGGTCCCGAAATCCGCCCAGCCGTGGGTGGCGACTCTTCTGCGGACGGTCTTCGAGCAGCCCGACGCCGACGCCGTGAAAGCCCAGATGCGGCACGTGCTGAACGCCCTGGAGGCGAAGTTCCCCAAGGCCGCCGAGCACCTGGACACAGCCCAGCACGACCTGCTGGCCTTCACCGCCTTCCCCCGCGAGATCTGGCGGCAGATCTGGTCCAACAACCCGCAGGAACGCCTCAACAAGGAAATCCGCCGCCGCACCGACGTCGTCGGGATCTTCCCCGACCGAACCGCCCTGATCCGCCTGGTCGGCGCCGTCCTGGCCGAACAGAACGACGAATGGACCGAAGCCCGCCGCTACATGAGCCGGGAACTACTGGCCCGGACCAGCCACCCGAACGAGTCACACACCGACGAAACCGCCCTGCCCACCGAACTCACCGCATAG
- a CDS encoding DUF6192 family protein, translating to MPAIEIPAGYTHDEWTEFLKRGRRVIRTKSASNFDLGDLLVEMLANRSLATGEVSRVIVLFAQQIRSTESSLRTYRYVATAWPADKRREDVPWTVHQHLAALPNRFELIREEPSDELDPRDHGVWTVDAALRARQSLPDHPSTPHERVDHAKRLLRATDEAAQVVTQLADRTEVIKKAVEDPAFRRAVRDASRERGRELEERAEFRQHQAASPPEPSRTENTSDVPPASVSYRDTPSSVLKILGQCTSFCVSMQNAVVLAQEEMLDADEEAAVLDSLKKVRAVCDWCEHVVTTGQGDMDEALVRLLDNDGGQL from the coding sequence ATGCCTGCCATCGAGATCCCAGCCGGCTACACCCACGACGAGTGGACAGAGTTCCTCAAACGCGGGCGCCGCGTCATCCGCACCAAGAGCGCCAGCAACTTCGACCTCGGCGACCTCCTTGTCGAAATGCTCGCCAACAGGTCGCTCGCTACTGGCGAGGTGAGCCGCGTCATCGTGCTCTTCGCACAGCAGATCAGGAGCACCGAAAGTTCGCTCAGGACGTACCGCTACGTGGCAACCGCGTGGCCGGCCGACAAGCGCCGCGAAGACGTGCCTTGGACCGTGCACCAGCACCTCGCGGCACTCCCGAACAGGTTCGAGCTGATCCGGGAAGAGCCGTCGGACGAACTCGACCCCCGCGACCACGGCGTGTGGACCGTAGATGCCGCGCTGCGCGCACGACAGAGCCTGCCCGACCACCCCTCCACACCCCATGAACGTGTTGACCACGCAAAGCGCCTGCTCCGGGCCACAGACGAGGCCGCCCAGGTCGTGACGCAGCTCGCCGACCGGACAGAGGTCATCAAGAAGGCCGTCGAGGACCCGGCATTCCGCCGGGCGGTGCGGGACGCAAGCCGGGAACGCGGCCGGGAGCTGGAGGAGCGGGCGGAGTTCCGGCAACATCAGGCAGCTTCGCCTCCTGAACCGTCCCGCACCGAGAACACGTCGGACGTACCGCCGGCGAGCGTGTCGTACCGGGACACGCCCTCCTCGGTCTTGAAGATCCTCGGCCAGTGCACGTCGTTCTGCGTCTCCATGCAGAACGCGGTCGTTCTCGCCCAAGAGGAGATGCTGGACGCCGACGAAGAAGCAGCCGTCCTGGACAGCCTCAAGAAGGTCCGCGCCGTCTGCGATTGGTGCGAGCACGTGGTCACCACCGGCCAGGGCGACATGGACGAGGCCCTCGTGCGTCTCCTGGACAACGACGGAGGCCAGCTGTGA
- a CDS encoding HAD family hydrolase, with amino-acid sequence MALIVLWDIDHTLIDNAGVSKEIYAAAFETVTGRRPTEGAITEGRTDRLIMRDMFRRNGADEPEWAAVEAALATAGQERLEVLRERGTALPGVRSVLKEASMRAGWVSSVLTGNITANAHVKLSAFALDALLDLPVGAYGADADERPHLVDIARRRIHRDRGLPLGTPVVLVGDTPRDVEAALISGAHIIAVATGVDSPSALAAAGAPTVLPDLADTVRVLRLLEDIGRG; translated from the coding sequence ATGGCGCTCATCGTCCTGTGGGACATCGATCACACGCTCATCGACAACGCCGGCGTGAGCAAGGAGATTTACGCCGCTGCGTTCGAGACCGTAACGGGAAGACGCCCAACTGAGGGTGCGATCACCGAGGGGCGCACGGACCGCTTGATCATGCGGGACATGTTCAGGCGGAACGGTGCGGACGAGCCCGAGTGGGCGGCGGTCGAGGCTGCCCTCGCCACGGCCGGCCAGGAACGGCTTGAGGTCCTGCGCGAGCGGGGCACGGCGCTGCCAGGAGTACGAAGCGTCCTCAAGGAAGCGTCTATGCGGGCCGGTTGGGTGTCCTCGGTCCTGACCGGAAATATCACGGCCAACGCGCACGTCAAGCTGTCGGCCTTCGCCCTGGACGCGCTGCTCGACCTGCCAGTCGGTGCGTACGGCGCCGACGCCGACGAGCGTCCACATCTCGTGGACATCGCCCGCCGCCGTATCCACCGCGACCGCGGCCTCCCCCTCGGCACCCCTGTCGTGCTGGTGGGCGACACCCCCCGGGATGTCGAAGCCGCACTGATATCCGGAGCGCACATCATCGCCGTAGCGACCGGCGTCGACAGCCCGTCCGCACTCGCCGCCGCCGGCGCCCCCACTGTCCTGCCCGACCTCGCGGACACCGTCCGCGTCCTCCGCCTGCTGGAGGACATCGGTCGGGGCTGA
- a CDS encoding class IV adenylate cyclase has product MKHEYEAKFLAVDVAGLQTKLAGLGAVQAFPRTLLTRKIFESDVLDGSQWVRLRNEGTRTTLTLKQVTDANSIHGTTEIETEVGDLQAMAEILGNLGLREVRYQENFREEWQLGDVAFDFDTWPDLPTFLEIEGPDEASVRQAAARLGLDYVDARFGSVDAIYKSEAGRDILAEPTLLFSDQKKSEDVAPSPSGQ; this is encoded by the coding sequence ATGAAGCACGAATACGAGGCGAAGTTCCTCGCCGTCGACGTGGCCGGCCTCCAGACGAAACTGGCAGGTCTGGGAGCAGTCCAGGCGTTCCCCCGGACCCTGCTCACCCGCAAAATCTTCGAGAGCGACGTCCTCGACGGCTCCCAGTGGGTCCGCCTCCGCAACGAAGGCACCCGCACAACCCTCACCCTCAAGCAGGTCACCGACGCCAACTCCATCCACGGAACGACCGAGATCGAGACCGAGGTCGGCGACCTCCAGGCGATGGCCGAGATCCTCGGCAACCTGGGACTGCGCGAGGTGCGCTACCAGGAGAATTTCCGCGAGGAGTGGCAGCTCGGGGACGTCGCCTTTGACTTCGACACCTGGCCCGACCTCCCCACCTTCCTAGAGATCGAAGGCCCCGACGAGGCATCGGTCCGTCAGGCCGCCGCCCGCCTGGGACTCGACTACGTCGACGCCCGCTTCGGCAGCGTCGATGCCATCTACAAGAGCGAGGCGGGCCGCGACATCCTTGCCGAACCCACACTCCTGTTCTCCGACCAGAAGAAGAGCGAGGACGTCGCGCCCTCCCCCAGCGGTCAGTGA
- a CDS encoding radical SAM protein, protein MIAEVTGIRTIRMLYLQLLYRCNFACQHCFHGERLQHADAFTLEEAIALMRLMHKEYGTEAVNLLGGEPFVYKDLPEVVRYAKQELGLQVEICTNGYRIERRLTEIAPYLDLLRISLEGNGATNDAIRKFGSYQGALSALDHARDLGIPTGATMTVNARNIDEVLPLARTLQDHGTQQLKLHHLRPVGNAAHHPELLITDTTAYGRLREQLRTADLSIEVIVDEDLSEKGTPETCDPVTEALAIPRIEADPRGALTMSCKAVGKDAHAFWYDKAAGHIVHRPSATDEIALAVPSVVYARA, encoded by the coding sequence ATGATCGCGGAAGTCACCGGCATCAGGACGATCCGGATGCTCTACCTGCAACTGCTTTACCGCTGCAATTTCGCCTGCCAGCACTGCTTCCACGGTGAACGCCTCCAGCACGCGGACGCCTTCACCCTCGAAGAGGCCATCGCACTGATGAGGCTGATGCACAAGGAGTACGGCACCGAGGCCGTGAATCTCCTCGGTGGCGAGCCCTTCGTCTACAAGGACCTGCCCGAGGTCGTCCGGTACGCCAAGCAGGAGCTGGGCCTCCAGGTGGAGATCTGCACCAACGGCTACCGCATCGAGCGCCGCCTCACCGAGATCGCCCCGTACCTGGACCTGCTGCGGATCTCGCTGGAGGGCAACGGCGCGACCAACGACGCCATTCGCAAGTTCGGCAGCTACCAAGGCGCGCTCAGCGCCCTGGACCACGCTCGCGATCTGGGCATCCCCACCGGTGCGACCATGACGGTCAACGCCCGCAACATCGACGAGGTCCTGCCACTGGCCCGCACCCTCCAGGACCATGGCACCCAGCAGCTCAAGCTCCACCACCTGCGCCCGGTCGGCAACGCCGCCCACCACCCCGAACTGCTCATCACCGACACCACCGCGTACGGCCGCCTGCGCGAGCAGCTCCGGACCGCCGACCTTTCGATCGAGGTCATCGTGGACGAGGACCTCTCGGAGAAGGGCACCCCCGAGACCTGCGACCCCGTGACGGAGGCCCTTGCAATTCCCCGGATCGAGGCCGACCCGCGCGGCGCCCTGACGATGTCCTGCAAGGCAGTCGGCAAGGACGCCCACGCCTTCTGGTACGACAAGGCAGCCGGCCACATCGTCCACCGGCCCTCCGCCACCGACGAGATCGCCCTCGCGGTGCCGAGCGTGGTCTACGCCCGTGCCTGA
- a CDS encoding class I SAM-dependent methyltransferase, whose amino-acid sequence MQTLSRWENTLTFFPQFRAALSEHVGSSATVVVIGASDGRLVLPLAAAGHRVIAIERDPVALQGGLVQLPDGTEAHAAGLVERLQQEQLDDRVDIVEADFLDGDLPLAARYDAVWTSCSWHYSANHHRPLADFVTRMQDLVRVDGLFGAEFMMPVTARHHLSEHYTSPERLSPYFSDGWNIQLTLRTGQFTELPHIGQPHPHVHRMGALLATRTSSVTTERA is encoded by the coding sequence GTGCAGACCCTCAGCCGGTGGGAGAACACGCTCACCTTCTTCCCCCAGTTCCGCGCGGCACTGTCGGAGCACGTCGGCTCTAGCGCCACCGTGGTGGTCATCGGCGCAAGCGACGGCAGGCTGGTCCTGCCGCTCGCCGCGGCCGGCCACCGCGTCATCGCGATCGAACGAGACCCGGTCGCCCTTCAGGGTGGACTCGTCCAGCTCCCCGACGGAACAGAGGCCCACGCAGCCGGGCTGGTCGAACGGCTTCAGCAAGAGCAATTGGACGACCGCGTGGACATCGTGGAGGCAGACTTCCTGGACGGGGACCTGCCCCTTGCAGCGCGATACGACGCAGTCTGGACAAGCTGTTCCTGGCATTACAGTGCCAACCACCACCGGCCCCTGGCCGACTTCGTCACCCGCATGCAGGACCTCGTGCGCGTCGACGGCCTGTTCGGAGCCGAGTTCATGATGCCCGTCACGGCCCGGCACCACCTGAGCGAGCACTACACGTCCCCGGAGCGCCTCAGTCCCTACTTCTCCGACGGCTGGAACATCCAGCTGACCTTGCGAACCGGGCAGTTCACCGAGCTTCCGCACATCGGCCAACCTCATCCGCATGTGCACCGTATGGGCGCGCTGCTGGCGACCCGCACCTCTTCTGTAACCACCGAAAGGGCATGA
- a CDS encoding AAA family ATPase: MPDRPLFESLEGLRGTGKSTVAPLLAAARGAELVPTVPALYQSLRREIDARDNVEARMAFYLSALFTATDDIHRHLSAGIPVVVDSYFARCLANHRAYGSRLGITLPPDLPEPITYSLVCDEEERRRRLLARHKPASRWDGLAEEVAEQITHAYAPFPMHRVDTTGRTPEQVVHAILDVTAQGGSGADPQPVGEHAHLLPPVPRGTVGARRL, from the coding sequence GTGCCTGACCGACCGCTCTTCGAGAGCCTCGAAGGGTTACGCGGCACAGGGAAGTCCACCGTCGCGCCTCTGCTGGCGGCAGCCCGCGGCGCGGAACTCGTCCCCACCGTGCCCGCGCTCTACCAGTCTCTGCGGCGGGAGATCGACGCCCGGGACAACGTGGAAGCCCGCATGGCCTTCTACCTCTCCGCCCTGTTCACCGCCACCGACGACATCCACCGGCACCTGTCAGCCGGTATCCCGGTCGTCGTGGACAGCTACTTCGCCCGCTGCCTGGCCAACCACCGTGCCTACGGCTCCCGTCTCGGCATCACCCTGCCGCCGGATCTGCCCGAACCCATCACGTACAGCCTCGTGTGCGACGAAGAAGAACGCCGACGCAGGCTGTTGGCCCGCCACAAGCCCGCATCGCGCTGGGACGGACTCGCTGAAGAAGTAGCCGAGCAGATCACCCACGCGTACGCCCCCTTCCCTATGCATCGCGTGGACACCACGGGCCGTACGCCGGAACAGGTCGTCCACGCCATCCTCGACGTCACTGCCCAAGGAGGCAGCGGTGCAGACCCTCAGCCGGTGGGAGAACACGCTCACCTTCTTCCCCCAGTTCCGCGCGGCACTGTCGGAGCACGTCGGCTCTAG
- a CDS encoding HD domain-containing protein, whose translation MVTWASQLAHDELADPLPQRWLHSQGVAARASSLAPMPGLASDLLHTAAILHDIGYAPRLAITGFHPLDGARFLRDEHGADERLCRLVANHSFALLEAEERGLQEALEAEFPLLEDRLLVDALVYCDMTTMPDGEPTTAQARVAEILSRYGDSSVVGRFIRRAAPEIFAAVERVEVALAQGQPR comes from the coding sequence ATGGTCACCTGGGCGTCGCAACTGGCACACGACGAGCTCGCTGATCCGTTGCCTCAGCGATGGCTCCACTCTCAAGGAGTCGCGGCCCGCGCCTCCTCACTTGCGCCGATGCCCGGCCTAGCTTCCGACCTGCTTCACACGGCGGCCATTCTGCACGACATCGGTTACGCGCCTCGGCTGGCCATTACCGGTTTTCATCCGCTCGACGGGGCTCGGTTCCTCCGCGATGAGCATGGGGCCGACGAGCGGCTGTGCAGGCTGGTGGCCAACCACTCCTTCGCGTTGCTGGAGGCGGAGGAGCGCGGCCTGCAGGAGGCGCTAGAGGCGGAGTTCCCGCTGCTGGAGGACCGGCTTCTGGTGGACGCGCTCGTGTACTGCGACATGACGACGATGCCCGACGGGGAGCCGACGACGGCGCAGGCTCGGGTAGCGGAGATCCTGAGCCGGTATGGGGACAGCAGCGTCGTCGGACGGTTCATTAGGCGGGCTGCGCCGGAGATCTTCGCGGCCGTGGAGCGGGTGGAGGTGGCGCTGGCCCAGGGTCAGCCGAGGTAG
- a CDS encoding IS3 family transposase: MTVHPFIEAEKSAGHSVKRACELLQVSRAAYYARRTGTPGPRAVRDAELTEQITAVHARSRGTYGAPRVHAALVRDGAACGRRRVARLMRAAGLAGRHRRRRQPTTVPDPRAVTRPDLISRDFQPDPTGLDARWCGDITYIPTEEGWLYLATVIDIASRRVVGWETADHMRTDLVADALTTACRQRRPMRPVIFHSDRGSQYTSQQFAALADQFGVRLSVGRTGQCWDKDNALAESFFATIKRELLDTTTWPTRAAARTAIFDFIEGWYNLHRLHSSLDYRSPAEYETALAA; the protein is encoded by the coding sequence GTGACGGTTCACCCGTTCATCGAGGCGGAGAAAAGCGCAGGTCACAGCGTCAAACGCGCCTGTGAGCTACTTCAGGTCTCCCGAGCCGCCTACTACGCCCGCCGCACCGGCACCCCCGGCCCCCGCGCGGTCCGCGACGCCGAACTGACCGAGCAGATCACCGCTGTCCACGCCAGGTCGCGGGGAACCTACGGTGCCCCACGCGTCCACGCCGCCCTGGTGCGCGACGGCGCTGCGTGTGGGCGTCGCCGTGTCGCCCGGCTGATGCGGGCGGCCGGCCTGGCAGGCCGACACCGCAGACGACGGCAGCCGACCACCGTCCCCGACCCCCGGGCGGTCACCCGTCCCGACCTCATCAGCCGGGACTTCCAGCCCGACCCCACCGGGCTTGACGCCCGCTGGTGCGGCGACATCACCTACATCCCGACCGAGGAAGGCTGGCTCTACCTGGCCACCGTCATCGACATCGCCTCACGCCGCGTCGTCGGCTGGGAAACCGCCGACCACATGCGCACTGATCTGGTCGCAGACGCCCTGACCACCGCCTGCCGGCAGCGTCGCCCGATGCGACCGGTGATCTTCCACTCGGATCGCGGAAGCCAGTACACCAGCCAGCAATTCGCCGCCCTGGCAGACCAGTTCGGGGTCCGTCTGTCAGTCGGCCGCACCGGGCAATGCTGGGACAAGGACAACGCACTGGCCGAATCGTTCTTCGCCACCATCAAACGCGAACTGCTCGACACGACCACCTGGCCCACCCGGGCCGCCGCCCGAACCGCGATCTTCGACTTCATCGAGGGCTGGTACAACTTGCACCGACTGCACAGCAGCCTCGACTACCGCAGCCCCGCCGAGTACGAGACCGCACTCGCAGCCTGA
- a CDS encoding transposase — translation MESMGKKKPRPRRSFTPQFKAEIVELCQRGDRTVGQIAKDFDLTETAVRDWVKQAEVDAGERDGLTSSEREELAALRRENRRLREDVDILKRATAFFAKETR, via the coding sequence ATGGAGAGCATGGGGAAGAAGAAGCCGCGCCCTCGCCGCTCGTTCACGCCGCAGTTCAAGGCCGAGATCGTCGAGCTGTGCCAGCGTGGCGACCGCACGGTCGGCCAGATCGCGAAGGACTTCGACCTGACCGAGACGGCGGTACGCGACTGGGTCAAGCAAGCCGAGGTCGACGCCGGCGAGCGCGACGGCCTGACCAGCAGCGAACGCGAGGAACTGGCTGCGCTTCGGCGGGAGAACCGCCGGCTGCGTGAAGACGTCGACATCCTCAAGCGGGCCACGGCTTTCTTCGCGAAGGAGACCCGGTGA
- a CDS encoding XRE family transcriptional regulator, with translation MNERLHSVLAQRGVTPESLAEICEVDPKTVGRWLGGRIPHPRHRYRVAKHLRVEETFLWPAPQGTSRPTAGVPGSELLGTYPNRASVPRETWLSLLHEAQEQIDVLVFSGTFFAQSNPHVAKMLAARAAEGVRVRLCFGDPGGQAVSLRGREEGIGDTLAAKIRASLTYYRSLLTVNGCEVRLHDTTLYTSLFRYDDTLLANPHIYGQPASANPVLHLKWADANGWFDTYADSFDAVWAGARPWTPEQEGTTAHGQD, from the coding sequence GTGAATGAGCGACTGCACTCCGTACTCGCCCAGCGCGGCGTCACGCCCGAGTCGCTCGCCGAAATATGCGAAGTAGACCCAAAGACCGTCGGCCGCTGGCTCGGCGGACGCATCCCCCACCCGCGGCACCGCTACCGCGTCGCCAAGCACCTCCGGGTAGAGGAGACCTTTCTCTGGCCCGCCCCGCAGGGCACGAGTAGGCCGACGGCCGGTGTCCCTGGCTCGGAGCTGCTCGGTACGTACCCGAATCGGGCCAGCGTCCCCCGAGAGACGTGGCTCTCCCTGCTCCATGAGGCCCAGGAGCAGATCGACGTGCTGGTCTTCTCCGGGACGTTCTTCGCCCAAAGTAATCCGCACGTCGCCAAGATGCTGGCCGCCCGCGCCGCCGAGGGCGTCCGCGTGCGACTGTGCTTCGGTGACCCAGGCGGCCAGGCCGTCTCCCTCAGGGGCCGCGAAGAAGGAATCGGCGACACGCTGGCCGCCAAGATCCGCGCCTCGCTCACCTACTACCGCTCGCTGCTAACGGTGAACGGCTGTGAGGTGCGGCTGCACGACACCACGCTCTACACCTCGCTCTTCCGCTACGACGACACCCTGCTGGCCAACCCGCACATCTACGGTCAGCCCGCCAGCGCCAACCCCGTCCTCCACCTCAAGTGGGCAGACGCCAACGGCTGGTTCGACACGTACGCTGACAGCTTCGACGCCGTCTGGGCCGGCGCACGCCCCTGGACGCCCGAACAGGAGGGGACCACCGCACATGGGCAGGACTGA